In Limanda limanda chromosome 21, fLimLim1.1, whole genome shotgun sequence, a genomic segment contains:
- the LOC133028158 gene encoding asialoglycoprotein receptor 1-like, whose protein sequence is MVGHQLFTRINNTTARGDTAVPAAKQEQDMSSRFLCSRTKGTCHRLCSVVVLSTLCVLLLVACAALAVLYNHQTNRKSEKLFSHQTLSDRHSSLTKENHKLKRDNEILKQQNSRLDERNKLVNRTTAELEATNLALSWKSSELTERVVNLTSTNTQLTQAHEQLGQYSSEQEEQRLNMSQSIELLVSSNTRLQEETRRLSETSDLLSDEVIRVKGENQELLEINHRFQGEIQNQTEVIGAFSKDDLEKLQEKVTQLQEQNQNLSAALVREQQGAAEREGRRTTELQQMAAEMQSSIEAYRSLDLHCPVVNQKTRERICKNCPDSWKQFESKCYYFSSRTLSWSASKSWCRTQGGDLLVVNSEQEQKFVFRSGRTSDPSGTRLWIGLSDEEEEGDWRWVDGSRVSPDEQYWLSRPGVGAEPDDWKLDDPLGEDCGHIDTSEHALSSWMDASCKIAHRWICEKNF, encoded by the exons ATGGTCGGTCACCAGTTGTTTACGAGGATCAACAACACGACGGCCCGAGGAGACACCGCCGTCCCGGCAGCCAAGCAGGAGCAGGACATGT cttcacgtttcctctgcagcagaacCAAAGGGACGTGTCATCGCCTCTGTTCGGTTGTCGTCCTCTCGacgctgtgtgtgttgctgctcgTCGCCTGCGCTGCTCTGGCCGTCCTGT ATAATCaccaaacaaacaggaagtcagagaaGCTCTTCAGCCACCAGACCCTGAGCGACCGACACAGTTCTCTCACCAAAGAAAACCACAAACTCAAAAGAGACAATGAAATCTTAAAGCAGCAAAACTCTCGTCTGGACGAACGGAACAAACTCGTCAACAGGACGACGGCCGAGCTCGAGGCCACAAATCTGGCTTTGAGTTGGAAAAGCAGCGAGTTGACAGAGAGAGTCGTGAATCTTACGTCCACGAACACGCAGCTGACGCAAGCACACGAACAACTGGGTCAATACTCatcggagcaggaggagcagaggctgAACATGTCTCAGTCCATCGAGCTCCTGGTCAGTTCCAACACTcgcctgcaggaggagacgcGACGCCTGTCCGAGACGAGCGACCTCCTGAGCGACGAGGTGATCCGGGTGAAGGGAGAGAATCAGGAGCTCCTGGAAATCAACCACAGGTTTCAGGGAGAAATTCAGAATCAGACCGAGGTGATTGGAGCTTTTTCAAAGGACGACCTGGAGAAGCTTCAGGAGAAAGTAACGCAACTTCAGGAACAAAACCAGAACCTGAGCGCGGCGCTGGTGAGGGAGCAGCAGGGGGCGGCGGAGCGGGAGGGGCGCAGGACCACGGAGCTCCAGCAGATGGCGGCGGAGATGCAGTCATCGATCGAGGCCTATCGCTCTCTGGACCTCCACTGCCCCGTGGTCAACCAGAAGACCAGAG AGCGAATTTGCAAAAACTGTCCCGACAGCTGGAAACAGTTTGAGTCAAAGTGTTATTACTTCTCCTCTCGCACGCTGAGCTGGAGCGCCAGCAAGTCCTGGTGCCGGACACAAGGGGGCGACCTGCTCGTCGTCAACAGTGAACAAGAACAG AAGTTTGTTTTCCGCAGCGGTCGGACTTCGGATCCGTCCGGCACCAGACTGTGGATCGGCctgagtgatgaagaggaggagggcgactGGCGCTGGGTGGACGGCAGCCGAGTGTCTCCAGACGAACA GTACTGGCTGAGCAGACCGGgagtgggggcggagcctgaCGACTGGAAGCTGGACGACCCGCTGGGAGAAGACTGTGGTCACATCGACACGTCGGAACACGCCCTCTCGTCCTGGATGGACGCTTCCTGTAAGATCGCTCACAGGTGGATCTGTGAGAAGAACTTTTAG